A region of Liolophura sinensis isolate JHLJ2023 chromosome 8, CUHK_Ljap_v2, whole genome shotgun sequence DNA encodes the following proteins:
- the LOC135472833 gene encoding ribitol 5-phosphate transferase FKRP-like has protein sequence VNLAVLLYLYSTQQSLTDESSSRKSPQRLKRVVPLTKSSINVADLVTVVLRDFEDYENDLAEVTSHVIKAVPNIAVLAVADKLPYPPVKLPRAQNIVLMTNVLNPTKPLSDFRPEAHVKSEFVLVLPDTALVDSADMIKDLLIYLTSTADKDLRAVAVQVGEEAAKCQSMMVDVKRWTLKHHDPPAEEGVDCDAVGGEHALLLRTEDFFSLSAPFMRPHLESLHLQLASCGYETHIMKDLIIPASKILFKDPHHLWKHRFRQSERRQQMYKDMGIKLIQHADGEREWMGCVKESPRCFGTVINDMPSYIFEGRWTPPCCLKALRETVQYLFDILEEHDVRYWLEGGSLLGAVRHKDIIPWDYDVDIGIYKEDIAKCEPLAKCAKESFIDEQGFKWEQAVEGGFFRVQYSEYNHMHVDIFPFYSQNGLMTKDTWIKGHRQDTKFPERFLKPLTKIEFAGIEASAPNNIKEFLEYKFGEGVIENPRYPNGQNVTAGL, from the coding sequence GTCAATCTGGCTGTATTGCTGTATTTATACAGCACGCAGCAGTCGCTGACTGATGAGTCCTCGTCCAGGAAGAGCCCCCAGCGCCTTAAACGTGTTGTCCCATTGACAAAGAGCAGTATAAATGTGGCAGACTTGGTAACTGTTGTTTTGCGGGACTTTGAAGACTACGAGAATGATCTGGCCGAAGTTACAAGCCACGTGATAAAGGCAGTACCTAATATTGCTGTGTTGGCAGTGGCTGATAAACTGCCTTATCCACCTGTGAAGTTACCGCGAGCACAGAATATTGTCCTCATGACAAATGTCCTTAACCCGACAAAACCTCTGTCAGATTTTCGTCCTGAAGCTCACGTGAAGTCGGAGTTTGTTCTTGTGTTGCCTGACACTGCTCTGGTAGATTCTGCGGATATGATTAAGGACTTACTGATATACCTGACCAGCACAGCTGACAAGGACCTGCGGGCAGTGGCTGTACAGGTAGGTGAGGAGGCAGCCAAGTGTCAGAGTATGATGGTGGATGTAAAGCGGTGGACGTTAAAACACCATGACCCTCCGGCAGAGGAAGGCGTGGACTGTGATGCAGTAGGTGGGGAGCATGCGCTTCTCCTCCGCACAGAAGACTTCTTCAGCCTCTCTGCCCCTTTCATGCGCCCGCATCTGGAATCCCTACACCTGCAGCTGGCGTCATGTGGCTACGAGACCCACATCATGAAAGACCTCATAATTCCAGCctcaaaaatattgtttaaagaTCCGCACCACTTGTGGAAACATCGATTCCGTCAGTCAGAGCGACGACAACAGATGTACAAGGACATGGGTATAAAACTCATTCAGCATGCGGACGGTGAGAGAGAATGGATGGGATGCGTGAAAGAAAGCCCGCGGTGCTTCGGAACTGTCATCAATGACATGCCTAGTTATATTTTCGAGGGCCGTTGGACTCCTCCGTGTTGCCTGAAAGCCTTGAGGGAAACTGTTCAGTACTTATTTGACATTCTGGAAGAGCACGATGTTCGTTACTGGTTAGAAGGTGGGAGTCTTTTGGGGGCCGTAAGACATAAAGACATCATACCCTGGGATTACGATGTAGATATCGGCATTTACAAAGAAGACATCGCTAAGTGTGAACCGCTAGCCAAATGCGCTAAAGAAAGTTTTATTGATGAGCAGGGATTTAAATGGGAACAAGCAGTGGAAGGGGGCTTTTTCAGAGTACAGTACAGTGAATATAATCACATGCACGTAGATATCTTTCCTTTTTATTCACAAAATGGCCTCATGACGAAAGACACTTGGATTAAAGGTCACAGACAGGACACAAAATTTCCAGAGCGTTTTCTGAAACCTCTCACAAAAATAGAATTCGCAGGCATAGAAGCTTCTGCACCAAATAACATTAAGGAGTTTCTAGAGTATAAATTTGGAGAAGGTGTCATTGAAAATCCAAGGTATCCAAATGGCCAGAATGTCACTGCAGGGTTGTAG
- the LOC135473236 gene encoding levansucrase-like, whose protein sequence is MKESNKFMEENSESVAMENRNKSMQENSESVAMENSNKFTEENSESVAMENRNKSKQENSESVATEGSSKTTGDNPTSGAMDDSCKSTGDNSKSGTKDDSNNTGENSKSVVMEDSSKTTGDNSKSVATDNSSKTTGNSSESFVMEDSSRTTGDNSKSVAVEDSSKSMDEDSGQQSQEEIEGSWMCALRKAVNLTIHKVAATGRY, encoded by the coding sequence ATGAAGGAGAGCAATAAATTTATGGAAGAGAACTCTGAATCAGTTGCCATGGAAAACAGGAATAAATCTATGCAAGAGAACTCTGAATCTGTTGCCATGGAGAACAGCAATAAATTTACGGAAGAGAACTCTGAATCTGTTGCCATGGAAAACAGGAATAAATCTAAACAAGAGAACTCTGAATCTGTTGCCACTGAGGGCAGCTCAAAAACTACAGGAGATAACCCTACATCTGGTGCGATGGATGACAGCTGTAAAAGTACAGGAGATAACTCTAAATCTGGTACAAAGGACGACTCAAATAATACAGGAGAGAATTCTAAATCTGTTGTCATGGAAGACAGCTCAAAAACTACAGGAGATAACTCTAAATCTGTGGCCACGGACAACAGCTCAAAAACTACAGGAAATAGCTCTGAATCTTTTGTGATGGAAGACAGCTCAAGAACTACAGGAGATAACTCTAAATCTGTTGCCGTAGAGGATAGCTCAAAGTCTATGGACGAGGATAGTGGCCAGCAATCTCAAGAGGAGATTGAAGGAAGCTGGATGTGTGCTTTGAGAAAAGCTGTCAATTTGACAATCCATAAAGTAGCGGCCACCGGAaggtattaa
- the LOC135472834 gene encoding polyamine-modulated factor 1-like, which produces MTPYRAFVLCSFRYKVFASSFPALHEQYPQALRSLREQLITKLETAVKDEAEKMYSDHGIVPLLNQLEELSKQKRPGVTAWRPTGDVEEDLRAHTYPLKLKQRDRLKKIAEALTEENKQLRTAVEARRHKFHNTQQAVEDNIARVNQAYDACQNLPLQKLIDFVKKECM; this is translated from the exons ATGACACCATATAGAGCCTTTGTGTTATGTTCTTTCAGATATAAAGTCTTTGCTAGTAGTTTTCcagctttacatgaacaatacCCACAGGCCCTGAGATCCTTACGGGAGCAGCTCATAACCAAGCTAGAAACGGCTGTGAAG GATGAGGCAGAAAAGATGTACTCGGATCATGGCATCGTGCCTTTGTTGAACCAACTAGAGGAGCTCAGTAAACAGAAAAGGCCAGGAGTGACAGCTTG GCGACCCACAGGAGATGTAGAAGAGGACCTCAGGGCACATACTTATCCTCTTAAACTGAAGCAGAGAGACCGGCTGAAGAAGATAGCCGAGGCCCTGACTGAGGAGAATAAACAGTTACGCACAGCTGTGGAGGCGAGGAGACACAAGTTCCACAACACCCAACAAGCTGTGGAGGATAACATTGCCAGAGTAAATCAG gcGTATGATGCATGTCAGAACCTGCCGTTACAGAAACTAATAGACTTCGTGAAGAAAGAATGCATGTAA
- the LOC135473000 gene encoding mucin-2-like encodes MYVSAVIWVVLTSGALCLENSNNNETPVQPDTAGVETNTNPHAGEEVNQTLGERESVDNAANAGGTPIHPSGGQHQVPLFQHPGQLNPNRQEPAEGHERPDVSGLHEGHEPTPSGQQPGNSNGNSSTAHYLHSGPAQTNNPVLVIPVTLAAGGRNLITASHQATPTEGPVEMTQRSLTVTARPTTEPQSSRRPSAVPTSLVPVGRPTAGATARTPRDTQPPETLPTATQAPIVPDILMSTLRGFASTRLQGSSESFATTFEPLPDSSTGSARVGTSEAMNAQIPDMTAELSNSTRMITQQTPLPVSIATEDPNVTNDNTTGLSQTGTVLTSIRTTAQATGTGGPGPTEEKTLDPRDNETVYGDWTTPSPGTGGEQPPTEVISPTPSSSWTTTTSADENHVDKPVSSSSGMSQGSAVIPSRSIPSVVVSPDPLNTFTVEETEVPVDGYTHLVVTPTEATLQPSQVVEVTSEITFSSSLKSVTKISDKLGSKTTSLPVLSRTYDISPSTSMSTQVIPTTIQISTTETFELTTPGILPTAGVSEESPEPTAEAAEVSSADSRNGSEMVTAEIHREVSENVSESSAYNNTEEPELTTVPKTTLFKLLISSLSPDSSKVVTIPKTTLTTGGAATTVSNNTTEATTSASGGIPPSAPTLPPNTDPPLYIKLGLEMTWNDFCQSHSHFLRELVEVIGVQAGKVIHERQVIFLDQEQRECRSDPVQVSEDIMIRLYISDQDGQYNAVLTEEVGQVIQEGFNAISNSRFKDKVKEVRLVRKQSPSETQPSVEPVEPGVTIAIVIASVGGVCCVAVLLLQVVLRRRHGRKMTAFVPGTRQFSIRSVDSIALNRVKSRPHSGFYNPGLESGEVVTKSLPVNFAGLANFSADVEPLYEQFQLLPSNTPSLSDVPVGCEEKNRYANVLPFPETRVRLSIISKDPTCDYINANYITGYKEKSRAYIATQAPLKCTIVDFWRMMWEQQSRAIIMLTPLEEHGLSKCAEYWPDTEGVDTKRLYGDYQVELKKKEIRPEYIISTLVLKYMDRNLTREIKHLWFTNWPQSNNPDPITLIHFIQEIRPFYEEHTSPVVVHCSPGTGRTGTLIAIDICMRMYKDTRTVDILKCVSEMRHERAGVVQTREQYALIYKALNEYAVQLSSPTPSKASSSISLHTL; translated from the exons ATGTATGTCTCTGCAGTGATCTGGGTTGTCCTTACATCAG GTGCACTATGTTTGGAGAACAGTAACAACAATGAAACTCCAGTGCAACCAGACACAGCTGGTGTAGAAACGAACACTAATCCACACGCAGGGGAGGAGGTGAATCAGACCCTAGGTGAGAGGGAATCTGTTGATAATGCTGCGAATGCAGGAGGTACACCCATCCATCCCTCTGGGGGGCAACATCAAGTGCCTCTCTTCCAGCATCCGGGGCAACTCAATCCCAACAGGCAAGAACCTGCTGAGGGGCACGAGAGACCCGATGTGTCAGGCCTTCATGAAGGTCACGAGCCAACACCGTCTGGGCAACAACCTGGAAACAGTAACGGCAACAGCTCAACAGCACACTATCTTCATTCAGGTCCTGCCCAGACCAACAACCCAGTGTTAGTCATACCCGTGACCTTGGCTGCAGGTGGACGGAATCTTATTACTGCTTCCCACCAAGCCACACCGACTGAAGGACCTGTGGAAATGACACAAAGAAGTTTAACTGTCACTGCCAGACCAACAACAGAACCACAAAGTTCTAGAAGGCCTTCTGCTGTACCTACTTCACTTGTTCCTGTGGGGCGACCAACTGCGGGTGCAACCGCCCGAACTCCAAGGGATACACAACCTCCAGAGACTTTGCCCACAGCAACCCAAGCTCCAATTGTCCCAGATATTCTTATGAGCACATTAAGGGGTTTTGCATCCACAAGGCTCCAAGGATCCTCAGAGAGTTTTGCAACCACATTTGAGCCTTTGCCTGATAGCTCTACAGGATCTGCAAGAGTTGGTACATCTGAGGCAATGAATGCTcaaataccagacatgacagctgAGTTGAGTAACTCAACCCGAATGATAACACAACAAACTCCACTTCCTGTTTCCATAGCAACGGAGGATCCAAATGTTACCAATGACAACACAACAGGGTTGTCTCAGACAGGGACTGTCCTGACATCTATCCGAACAACAGCACAAGCCACGGGAACAGGGGGCCCTGGACCTACAGAGGAGAAGACCTTAGATCCACGAGATAATGAGACAGTGTATGGAGACTGGACAACTCCGTCCCCAGGGACGGGAGGAGAGCAGCCACCAACCGAAGTGATCAGCCCTACGCCTTCTAGTTCATGGACAACAACTACTAGTGCAGATGAAAACCATGTTGACAAGCCCGTATCTAGTAGCAGTGGGATGTCCCAAGGGTCCGCTGTAATACCCAGCAGATCGATTCCCAGTGTGGTTGTTTCACCAGACCCACTGAACACCTTTACAGTGGAAGAGACGGAGGTACCAGTAGATGGGTACACACATCTGGTTGTGACTCCCACTGAAGCCACACTTCAACCAAGTCAGGTGGTAGAGGTCACCAGCGAAATCACATTTTCGTCGTCACTGAAAAGTGTTACCAAGATCTCAGACAAGTTAGGCAGCAAAACTACATCGTTACCTGTGCTTAGTAGAACATATGATATAAGCCCGTCCACATCTATGTCAACACAAGTCATCCCAACAACAATACAAATCTCTACCACAGAGACATTTGAGCTGACAACTCCTGGCATTTTGCCAACGGCAGGTGTCTCGGAGGAATCGCCAGAGCCCACTGCAGAGGCTGCTGAAGTCTCAAGTGCCGACAGCAGAAACGGGTCTGAAATGGTCACTGCCGAAATCCACAGAGAAGTCTCGGAGAACGTGAGCGAATCTAGTGCCTATAACAACACGGAGGAACCGGAGTTGACGACCGTACccaaaacaacactgtttaAGCTTCTTATTTCATCTCTTTCTCCAGACTCCTCAAAGGTGGTAACCATACCCAAGACAACATTGACAACAGGTGGAGCGGCCACGACCGTCTCAAACAACACAACAGAAGCGACCACCTCTGCAAGTGGTGGGATTCCTCCGAGTGCCCCTACCCTTCCTCCGAACACGGATCCCCCACTGTACATAAAGCTAGGGTTAGAGATGACCTGGAATGACTTCTGTCAGTCCCACAGCCACTTCCTGAGGGAGCTGGTGGAAGTGATCGGAGTGCAGGCCGGGAAGGTGATCCACGAGCGACAGGTGATCTTCCTGGACCAGGAGCAGAGGGAGTGTCGCAGTGACCCAGTACAGGTGTCAGAGGACATCATGATCCGTCTGTACATCTCAGATCAGGATGGCCAGTACAATGCTGTCCTCACTGAGGAGGTGGGGCAGGTCATACAAGAGGGATTCAATGCCATTTCTAACTCACGCTTCAAAGATAAG gtGAAAGAAGTGCGCTTAGTAAGGAAACAGTCCCCATCTGAGACACAACCCTCTGTGGAGCCAGTTGAGCCAGGGGTCACCATTGCAATTGTCATCGCCTCTGTGGGAGGGGTCTGTTGTGTGGCTGTACTCCTACTGCAG GTTGTTTTACGGAGGCGTCACGGGAGAAAGATGACAGCATTTGTGCCCGGTACTAGACAGTTTTCCATCAGGAGCGTGGACTCCATAGCATTAAACCGAGTCAAGTCCCGACCCCACAGTGGCTTCTACAACCCGGGTCTTGAGTCTGGAGAAGTg GTCACCAAGTCACTGCCTGTCAACTTTGCTGGTCTGGCCAACTTCTCAGCTGATGTGGAACCTCTCTATGAACAGTTTCAG CTATTACCCAGCAATACTCCCAGTTTGTCTGATGTTCCAGTGGGTTGTGAAGAGAAGAACAGATATGCTAATGTACTGCCAT ttCCTGAAACTCGAGTTCGACTGTCTATAATATCAAAGGATCCCACCTGTGACTATATCAATGCTAACTACATCACT GGTTACAAAGAGAAGTCACGGGCGTACATTGCCACCCAGGCGCCTCTGAAGTGTACGATCGTGGACTTCTGGAGGATGATGTGGGAGCAGCAAAGTAGAGCTATTATCATGTTAACTCCCCTGGAGGAGCACGGATTG TCTAAATGTGCCGAGTACTGGCCAGACACTGAGGGTGTTGACACAAAGAGGTTGTACGGGGACTATCAGgtggaactgaagaagaaaGAGATCCGGCCTGAGTATATCATCTCTACGCTTGTCCTAAAATACATGGAT AGGAACCTAACGAGGGAGATCAAACACTTATGGTTCACCAACTGGCCACAGAGTAACAACCCAGATCCCATCACACTAATCCATTTTATTCAGGAAATACGGCCTTTTTATGAGGAGCATACTTCACCTGTCGTCGTCCACTGCAG CCCGGGGACGGGACGGACTGGCACACTGATAGCCATTGACATCTGTATGAGGATGTACAAGGACACACGAACTGTGGACATCTTGAAGTGTGTGTCAGAGATGAGACATGAGAGAGCAGGGGTGGTGCAGACAAGAGAGCAATATGCACTCATATACAAG GCACTAAATGAGTATGCTGTCCAGCTAAGTAGTCCCACTCCATCCAAGGCCTCGTCATCTATATCTCTACACACGCTGTGA